AGCGCGGGCGCACCGCGGCCACGCGCTCCACCAGTGCCGAGAGGTTGCGCTCCTGCTGGGCCGGGTCGGGGTCGTAGACGTAGTCCAGGTCCACGTGCATCACGCGGTTGATCGGGCGCACCTCGCCGCCCACGGGGCTGCGCAGAAGGCGCGCGTAGTCGGGCGCCTCGTTGTCGTAGGCCGCGAGCGCGCGGCGGATGCGCGAGAGGGGCACGGCCGCGGTGTTGGGCCCGTCGTCGAGCGTGAAGGTCACGGGCATGCCGGCGCGCTCGGCGGCCTTGAGCGCCGCGTCGTTGTATGCGCCATAGGGCCACACCATCGCGCGCACCTTGGCACCGGTGCGGGCCTCGATGATCTCGCGGCTGCGGCGCAGGTCGGCCTCCACGCGCCGCGCGTAGGCACCGTCGTCCTCGTAGCGGCCGGTCGTCGCGTCGTAGCGGTGCGTGGCCGCGGCGGGCAGCATGTTGCCCTGCGGGTTGGCCAGGATGCCGGTGTGCATTGCATCGCTGTGGCTCGCGAGTTCGACCAGGCCGGAGCGCGCCATCTCGGCGGCCTCGCTCCAGCGCAGGAACTCTTCACGCTGCGCGGGCTTGTCGCCCCAGTGCACCAGGCTGCCCGCGGGCACCTCGAGCCAGCTGGTCACCAGCGCCAGCACTGCCGGATACCGGTAGCGCTGCAGCAGCGGAAACACCTTGGTGTAGGCGCTCTTGTAGCCGTCGTCGAAGGTCAGCAGCACCGGTCTGGCGGGCAGCGGCGTGCGGCCCGCGCGTGCGTCGACGATCTGCTGCAGGCTGACCGGGTGATAGCCGTTGTATTGCAGCCAGGCGAACACTTCGGCGAGCGAGCGTTCGTCCACGGCGGTCTCGTCGGGCGAGGTCTCGAAGCTGGCGCGCACGTTGGTGCGCACGTCGTGAAAGGACAGCACGCGGAAGCTCACGCCGTCGTCGGTGTCGGCGGGTGGCAGCGGTTGCGCCAGGGCCGGCAGCGCGAGCGCCACCAGGAGCCAGAGCATGGCCGCGCGCAGGAAGGAGAGAGGGTTCATCGGCAGCTTCACGGCAGGGGCATCGAAAGGTTCAGGAAGACGCCGCGCTGTCGTTCGCGCACGCCGTCGTAGGGATGGCTGGAGATGCTCACGCCGTAGCGCAGCGTCATGCGCGGGCCGAGGTTCCAGCGGTGCTCGTAGCGCACGCTCCAGAGCGGGCCGGTGCCGAAGCCCGCCTGCCGGTAGCCACCGCCGCTGACTTCGACCGCCTGGAAGAACTGGCGCTCGTCGCTCTTCCAGTTGAGCCATTGCGCGCGCACCGCAAGCTGCGCGGTCGCGTCGCTGGACGGGCTGAAGTACGCCACGTCCTGCGCGCGGCTGCGGCTGGCGTCGACGCCCAGGCGCGTTTCCAGCTGGAAGCGCGGCGTGCTGATCCAGCGCTCCTGCCAGGTGAAGTCCACGCCGTTTCGCAGGTTGCCGTCGCTGAAGTCCAGCTGCTTCCACCCGAGGTCGAAGCGGCGCGATTCGTTCACCACGTAGCCCACGCTGGCGCCGGCTTCGCGCGCGCCGACGCCCGTGACCTTCGCCTTCCACGGCAGCTCCTTGCTGTCGCCGTCGTAGGTGGCCGAGAGGCGCCAGGCGTCGCCTGCGCGGTAGTCCACACGGCCGGCGACGCTGGTGCGGTAGGGCCCGCCGTTGCCGCGCTGCACCTCGCCTTCGGCGAGCCAGCGGCCGCGTTCCCAGCGCAGGCCCAGGCCCGCGCGTGCGCGGTTCGCGTCGCCGATGGACGTGTCGCCGTGGCCCAGGGACTGGTCGTAGAAGACGCGCCACTGGTCGTCGATGAGGCCCGAGCTGAGCCGGCTGTCGACGCGCCATTCGCGGCTCGCGAGGGCGCTGCCGCCGGTCGATGCGCCGGCTTCGACCTCGAGCAGCGGGCCGGTGATGGCGCGGCGCTTGCGCGCGAGGTTGCGCACCTCGGCGTCGTCGCCCGCATCGGCCTCGAGCGATTCGGCGCGCCGGCGCGCTTCGGCGAATTCGCTCGCGTCCAGCAGGGCTTCGACATGGCCGGCGCGCGCGCTGATGTCGAAGGGCGCGTCGGCGGCCTGCGCCTCGAAGCGCGCGACGGCAGCCTCGGGGTGTTCGCGCAACCGTTCGGTGAGTCCGGCGCCGTAGGCGTAGCCGGCGTTCAGCGGGGCTTCGCCGGTCAGCGTCGCGAAGCTTTTTTGGGCGAGCGCGGGCTTGTCGCCGTAGAGCGCCAGCAGGCCGCGCATGCCGTTCACGTCGGTGTACTGGCTGTTGGGCCGCCGGGTTTCCGGCGCGAGCCGCAGGTAGGCGGGCGTGGCGTCTTCGATGCGCTTGAGCAGGGCCTCGGCCTCCTCGAAACGGCCGGTGTCCTGGTAGGCATAGACCAGCCCGAAATGGCTGTCGGCGGGCATCTGCAGCGCGGGGCCGGCCTTGGCGATGGCGGCTTCGTACAGCGGCACCGCATCGACCGAGCGGCGCTCCTGCGCGAAGGCGCGAGCGGCGGCTGCAAGGCCGTAAGACGGCACGTCGGTGCCGGCGGCCTGCAGCGTGCCGTAGAGCGCGATGGCGTCGGCCGGGCGTCCACGCTCGACCAGCGCGAGCAGGCGGTCCGACAGGAGGCGAACGCGCACCGCGTGCCATTCCGGCGCATCGGCGGGCGGGGCGGCAGCGGCCGCCGCATCGAGCCGGCCCAGCGCGACCTCCTGGTCGGCCAGCACGCGGTCCAGGGCGACCACGCGCGCGGGGCCCAGCCGTTCGTCGCGCTCCTTGGTGGCCCAGCGCAGCCGCTGTCCCAGCGCCCGCTGTTGCAGCGTGGACAGCGCGAGGGCCGAAAAGGCGCCCGGCTTCGCGCGCTCGGCCGCTTCGGCGTCTTCGAACGCGGACGATTCGGCGCCGCTGTCGGCCAGCAGGAAGTCGGTCTCCCGGCGCAGATCGGACCGTTCGGGCCTGAGCGTGCTGGCTTCCGAGTAGGCGGACATCGCCTGCAGCGTGTCGCCGCCCGCCCGTGCCACGGCCCCACGCAGCTCCAGCAGCGCGACACGGTCGGCCAATTCGGTCGGCATGGGTTGCGCGAGTTCGCGGTACAGCGTCTCTGCGCCGGCGATGTCGCCGCTGTCCAGGCGCCAGAAGGCCTCATGGATGCGGGGCTCGCGCGCTGCGGGTTGCCTTGCGCGCCAGACGGCGATGGTTTCACCCTGCAATGCGAGGTCCCTGGTCCGCCGTGCCGCAACGGCCAGCGGACCCAGTGCGTAGTCACGCAACTGGCCGGGCGGGAACTGCCTGCCCAGCGCCACGGCTTCGGCGAACCGGCCGTCGTCGGCCGCGATGGCGATGGCATCGGAGGCCAGGCGACGCCGCGCGGCGTCGTCCAGCGCGCCCTGCGGGAGAGCGAGCCAGTCCTTCAACTGCTGCAGCGCCTGTGCGGACGCGATGCGGCCGGCGCGCCGCTCGGCGATCAATGCGTCGTGCTGCCGCGGGTCGTAGGCCACCGCACTGCGCTCGGCGGCGGGCGGCGGGTTCGTGACGGCGGATTGCGCATGCGCCTGGGACACGCCCAGGGCCAGCATGCAGACCATCGGTGGCAGGCCCCGCGTGATGCAAGCGAGGTATAGCGACAACGAACGGACGAGCGCTGTCTTGCGCCCAGCCGTGACCGTGTCCCCATCTTTTGGGTGGATTGACACTCTGCTCCCTGTGACTTCGCCCCCTGTGCAACCTCTTGTGCCGTCACAGGGGAAAACTTTCCAAACCGTTGAAAACTCGGCGGAAAAGTTCTTAAAAAACGACTCTAGTTGAAGCAGTCAGCTAATAGTGAACAATTGTCAACACAGATGCTGAAATGTGAACTAAAGCTCGGTTTGGCCATTGGCTTCGGGTAAGTTGTATGCGGGTGCAACTTGGGCGTGGCAAGGCGCCAGCCTAAGATCGCCCGAATGAACGCACTACCGGTCCCCTTGCCCCGCTTCTGGTCCCAGCTCACCACGCGCGACTTCGCATCGCTCGATGCGGCGGCCACCGTGGCGGTGCTGCCGCTGGGCGCCACCGAGCAGCACGGGCCGCACCTGCCGCTGGGCGTGGACACGGTACTGGCCGACGGCATCGTGGCCGCATCGCTGCCGCTGCTGCCGGCCGACCTGCCGGTGCTGTTCCTGCCGACCCAGCAGATCGGCCTGAGCCCCGAGCACGCGCGCTTCGCGGGCACGCTCACGCTGTCGGCCGAGACCCTGATCCGCATGTGGAACGACATCGGCGCGGGCGTGGCGCGCGCCGGGGTGAAGAAGCTGGTGCTCTTCAATGCGCACGGCGGCCATGTGGGCGCGATGGACATCGTGGCGCGCGAGCTGCGCGCGGCGCACGGGCTCATCGTCTACAGCGTGAGCTGGTTCAACCTGCCGATGGGCGACGCGGGTGCGCAGTTCAGCGCCGGGGAGCACCGCTTCGGCGTGCACGCGGGCGAGATCGAGACCTCGATGATGCTGGCGCTGACCCCGCAACTTGTGCGCATGGACGAGGCGAAGGATTTCCGATCGACTTCGGAGCAGCGCGCCGCCGACTACGCGATCCTCGGCAACGGCAAGAGCGCCAAGCTCGGCTGGGCGATGGAGGACTACAACGCGCAGGGCGCGGCCGGCAACGCGGCCGCGGCGACGGCGGTGAAGGGGCAGGCGGTCGTCGATGCGGCCGCGCAGCAACTGGCGCTGCTGCTGGCAGAGGTGTCGCGCCTGCCGCTGGACACGGCCAACACCCAGCCGCTTCCCTGATCCGTCTTCAGGAAGAAGCGCTGCGCGCGAGCACCCCGGCGAACATGTCGGAATCGACATTCCCGCCGCTCACGCTGACGCCCACCGTTTTCCCGCGCCAGCGCTCCTGCTGCTGAAGCGCGCCGGCCAATGCGGCGGCCCCGGCGCCTTCGGCCACGTTGTGCGTGTCGCTGAAAAGGATGCGCATCGCCTCGGCCACCTCGTCGTCGGTGACGGTGATCACATCGTCGGCTTCGCGCAGGATCACCTCGACCGATTCGGGCACCGGCACGCGGCAGGCCATGCCGTCGGCCAGTCGCGTGCTGACCGGCGACTCGACGGCCTTGCCCGCGCGGAAGGAATCGCGGTACGCCGTGGCGTGCGCCGACACCACGCCGATGATCTTTGTAGCCACGCCGCAATGCGCGCGCGCCACGGCCGCGCCGGCAAAGCCGGAGCCCAGGCCGATGGGCACGAACAGCACGTCGGGCGGTGCGTCCTTCAATGCGCTGAAGAACTCGACATACGCGGTCGATACGCCCCGCACCAGCTCGCGATGGAACGACGGCACCCGGTGCAGCGCGTCACGCTCCGCCAGCAGGGCCGCGTGTTCCGACGCCGCCTGGAAGTCGTCGCCATGCTCGACCAGCGTGACGCCGAGCGCGCGCATCGCGGCGTTCTTCTCCTGCGAATTGCCGTGCGGCACCACGATGGTCGCGCCCAGCCCGTGCCGCCGCGCCGCGAAGCCGAGCGACTGGCCGTGGTTGCCGCGCGTCGCGCTGATCACGTGGCGCACTTCGGGCTGTTCGCGCGCGAGGGTCTCGAAGTAGGTCAGGCCGCCGCGGATCTTGAAGGCGCCGACCGGCGTGTGGTTCTCGTGCTTGGCCCAGAGCGTTGCGCCCAGGCGCTGCGACAGCAGCGGCCAGGTGTATTGCGGGGTCGGCGGCATCGCCGCATGCACGGTGCGTTGCGCGGCTTCGATCTCTTCGCGGGTGAATTTCACTGGCGTCCTTTTCTTGTCTATTTGCGTTCTGTCAGGGCGACCCGCACCGCCAGCGCGGCCAGCACGCTGCCCATCACGTAGCGCTGCGCACGCAACCAGCCGGCGCTTTGCGACAGCACCGCGGTGATGCTCGCGGCGCCGAAGATCATCACCGTGTTGACCGCCGCGCTCGTCGCCATCTGCGCCATGCCCAGCTGCATGCTCTGCAGCAGCACCGAGCCGCGCTCGGGGTGGATGAACTGCGGAAAGAACGACAGGTAGAACATCGCCACCTTCGGGTTCAGCAGGTTCGTGAGAAAGCCCATGCGGAACAGCTTGCCCGGCGGATCGGCCGGCAGCGCGCGCGCCTCGAAGGGCGCATTGCCGCCGGGCCGCACCGCTTGCCACGCGAGCCACAGCAGGTAGGCCGCGCCGGCGATGCGGATCGCATCGAACGCGAGCGGCACCGCCAGCAGCAGCGCGGTGAGCCCGAGCGCCGCGGCGAACAGGTGCACCAGGAAGGCCATCAGCACGCCGCCCAGCGAGATCATTCCCGCGCGGCGGCCCTGGATCAGCGTGCGCGAGACGCAATAGATCATGTTCGGGCCCGGCGTGAGCGCCAGCAGCAGCGAGGCGAGGGCGAACCAGGCGATCTCGGTCAGGGTCAGCATGATGGTCAGAGTCCTTTGGATTCGAGCGTGACGGGGCCGCGCGGCGTGTCGAACACCGCAACGAGGTTCGGCGGGCCGGCGTCCACCTTCAGGGCGCCCATGCCGATGGCCGAGAGCGCGGCGGCAAGCGCAGGCGCGCGCGGATGCGCGACATGCAGCGAACGCAGCGCCAGGCCCGAGGCGGGCATGGCATCGGTCGGGTGCACCGGCCCCCACTGGATCAGCGTCGGCAGCGCGCCGTAGAACAGGCGCTGACCATCGTCGCGCACCGTGATCTGCCATTCGAGCCGGCCGGCCGGCGTGTCGCGCGAGGCTTCGAGCAGTTGGCCGCGGTCGATGTGCGCGTGCTCCTCGTGGGCCAGCGCGCGGATTGCGGTGGCGGCATCGGGCACGCGCGCCACGAAGTGGATGAGCCGCGGACCGTGCTGCGCCAGACCCGCCTGCAGCGCCGCATCGTCCAGGTCGAACCAGCGGCGCGTGTCGGGCCGCGACGGTTCCTTGCCGGGCTCGATCGCGATGATTTCCGCATAGACACGTGGATACGCATCGCTCGCCACGTTCAGCAGCCGGTTGTGCGTGCCCATCAGCGGATGCGCGCCGCCCGGCCCGGGCGTGACGCCGAGCGTTGCTTCGCACCACGCCACACCCTCGGCCAGCGAAGCGGCGGCGATCACCAAGTGGTCGAGTTCGGCGTGCATGGCAAAGACTCTCAGAGCGTGACGTTGCCGTCCACGCAGGTCACGGCGTCGCCGCCGACCCAGATCTTTCCTTCGGCGTCGCGCTCGATGTACACGCGGCCCGCGCGGCCGAGGCACTGGCCCTGCGCGGCGAGATAGCGCTCGGGCATGTGGCCGTCGGCGATCAGCCATTCGGCCAAGCTCGCGTTCAGGCTGCCGGTGACCGGGTCTTCCTGCACGCCGATCGGCTCGGCGAAGGCGCGCACTTCGAGATCGATCCTCGCGCCGTCGTCGTACTCGGCGGCCTTGCGGTTGCCGAAGGCGCGGGCCTCGCGGTTCGAGCGGCCGATCAGCGGCGAGATGTCGACCGCCGCGGGCACGCCCGCCACGCCGGCCTTCACGCCCAGTTCCTTGAGCATGCGGTGGTCGGGCTGCAGCGCCAGCACCGCGTCGGCATCCTCGACCAGCAGGCCGAACCAGACCGGGCCGTTGTCCAGCACCTGCGCCGCAATGATCTGCTGCGCCTTCAGGCCGAGCGCGCCGGCCACCTTGGCCAGCAGCGCGGGGCTCGGCGCGCTGCGCTTGAGCGGCGGCGCGGCAAAGGCCAGCCGGTCGCCGTCGCGGCGCAGCGGCACGAGGCCCGCGCCGCATTGCTGCACCACGCGGCCGGCCACCTTGGGCTTGCCGCCGGCCTCGAGCCACGCATGGCAGGTGCCGATGGTCGGGTGGCCTGCAAAGGGCAGCTCGCCGCCGGGCGTGAAGATGCGCACGCGGTAGTCGGCCGTCGGTTCGGTCGGAGGCAAAAGAAAGGTGGTCTCGGACAGGTTGGTCCACTGCGCGAAGCGCTGCATCGTCGCGTCGTCCAGACCCGCCGCGTCGATGACCACGGCGAGCGGATTGCCGCGGTAGGCCGTGGCGGTGAAGACGTCGACTTGCTTGAAGGGGCGGGATTTCATCGGATTCATTCGAGGGATTGATCGAGCACGCCGCGCGTGCCCGGGCGGGAGAGGAGATCGGCGTACCAGCGCTCGACATTCGGCCAACTGGGCCGGTGGTATTCGGCGGCGGGCAGCCCGAACCAGCGGTGCGCTTCGCAGCCGATGGGGATGTCGGCCATCGTGAAGCGGTCGCCGCCCATGTAGGCGCGCTGTGCGAGGTGCGCATCGAGCATCGCGAACAGCGCTTCGCTCTCGCGCACCGAGGCCTCGATCAATGCCGGCTGGCGCTCCGAAGGCGGCGTGCGCACCCACTGGATGAAGGCGTCGCGGCTCGCGCGGTTGAGCGTGGTCTGCTGCCAGTCCATCCAGCGCTCGGCGTCGAAGCGTGCGGGCAGCTCGCTCGGGTAGAAGGTGCCGTGCGAATGCTTCGCGCACAGGTAGCGCACGATCACGTTCGACTCCCAGAGCGTCACGCGCTCGGCGCCTTCGCCGTCGTCGATGGTGGGCACCATCGCATTCGGATTGAGCGCGAGGTATTCGGGCGTCTGCACCACGCCGAACTTGCCGCCGGCCTCGGTGCGCTGGAAATCGAGCCCGAGCTCCTGCGCGCACCACACCACCTTGCGGACGTTGATCGAGCTGATGCGGCCCCAGATATTGAGCATGGTTCAGTGTCCTTGTGCGGGAAGTGCGGCCACGGAGGCGGCGGGTCGGTCGAGCATCAGCAGGCGGATGGCCAGGCCGATCATCACCAGCGCGAGCAGGGTCCGTTGGAATTTTTCGGCGCCGGGCCGGCGCTGCAGCCAGCGCCCGACCTGTCCGCTGCAGGCGCCCAACAGCGTGTTGAAGGCGAGCGCGGCCACCGACAGCACCACGCCCAGTTGCACCAGCTGCAGCGCCACGCTGCCGCGCGCCGGATCGACGAACTGCGGCAGGAACACCATGAAGAACAGCAGCGCCTTCGGATTGACGAGGTTGTTCAGGAGCGCCATGCGCACGATGCGGCCGAACCCGGCGGGCTGGGCCTGCGCATCCATGCGAAGGCCGCCATGGCGCAGGGCCTGCACCGCGAGCCACACCAGGTACAGCGCGCCCGCATAGCGCAGCACGTCGAACGACGGCGGCCATGCGGCCACGAGCGCGGTAACGCCGGTCGCCGCGAAGAGCGTGTGCACCAGGTCGGCTGCCGAGATGCCGATCGCCGCCGCGAACCCGCCGCGCGGACCGTGTGCCACGCCATGCGAGAGCACGAAGGCCATGTTCGGCCCGGGCGAGAGGAACAGCGCCAGCACGGCGAGCAGGAAGAGCGAGAGCGTCGCGATGCCGATCATCGTTCCCGTCCCCTCACACCGATGCGGGCGCGAGCTTGTGCTCGCCGAGCAGCGCCAGCTCTTCGCGCAGCGTGAGCGCCAGCGCCGCGATGGCGGTGTCGATCTCTTCCACGCTGGCCGTCACGAACGACAGGCGCAGCGTGCGCGGATCGCCCAGCCCCGCGTAGAACGGCGCGCCGGGCACGAAGGCCACGTTGCGCTCGACGGCCTTGGGCAGCAGCTTCACGGTGTCGATGCCCTCGGGCAGGCGCGCCCACAGGAACATGCCGCCCTTGGGCGCGTTGAACTTCACGTCCAGGCCCGCCATCTCGCGGGTGAGCGCGGCGATCATCGCGTCGCGCTGGCGCTTGTAGAGCGCGCGGATCGTGGGCACGTGGCGGTCGAGGAAACCGTCCTTCATCACGGCCGACACCATGCGCTGCGTGAAGATCGGCGTGTGCAGGTCGACGGCCTGCTTGGCCTGCAGCAGCTTCGGGTAGATGGCCTTCGGCGCGACCAGGAAGCCCAGGCGCAGGCCCGGCGCCAGCACCTTCGAGAACGAACCCAGGTAGATGCAGCCTTCGGGATTGCGCGCGGTCAGCGGCAGCGGCGGGGCTTCGTCGAACCAGAGTTCGCCGTAGGGGTTGTCTTCGATGATCGGGAGGCCCGCCTCGGCGGCAGCGGCCGAGACGGCGGCGCGGCGCTCTTCCGTCATGGTGCGGCCCGTCGGGTTCTGGAAGTTGGGCAGCAGGTAGACGAAGCGTGCGTCCTTCGCCTTGGCCACGAGGTCCTCGACGATCACGCCGTCTTCATCGCTCGCCACGCTCATCGGGTTCGGCTCCATCGGGCCGAAGGCCTGCAGCGCGCCGAGGTAGGTAGGCGTCTCGACCAGCACCTTGCTGCCCGGATCGATCAGCACCTTGGCCACGAGATCGAGACCCTGCTGCGAGCCGGTGGTGATGAGCACCTGCGCAGGATCGACATTCCACGGCAGCATGTCGGCCACGGCCTGGCGCAACGGGGCGTAGCCCTCGCTCGCGGCGTACTGCAGCGCGGCCTGGCCGTCGTTGTGCAGCACTTCGGCGCAGGCATCGGCAAAAGCCTGGATCGGGAAGGTCTTGGGCGAGGGCAGGCCACCGGCCAGGCTGATGATGCCGGGGCGTTCGGTGACCTTGAGGATTTCACGCAGCACCGACGGGTTCATCTTGGCGGCGCGGGCGGCGAGTTTCCAGTTCATGGTGGTTCTTCTTTCAAGCGGGTGAGGTGAGATTCGATGGCAGGTCGCCAAGGGATGCAACAGGGATTTTGTTGCAGCCGGCGCGAAGGGGCGGGGTCATCGGCTTCTTCCGGCCGCGCCCGCGGGGAGCGGCGCTGCGGCGGGCGCGGCCGGTGGCTGCGACAGGCGCTTGCCGATGACCACGGTGGCGACCACGGCGATGGCAAAGCCGAGCGTCACCACATCGAGCGGTTCGCCCAGGATGGGGATCGACGCGAGGATCGACAGGAAGGGCTGCAGCAGCTGCGTCTGGCTCACGCGCAGCGCGCCGCCGAGGGCGAGGCCCCGGTACCAGGCGAAGAAGCCGATCCACATCGAGAACATGCCCACGTAGACAAAGCCCAGCCACGACGCCGTGGCGATCGGCTGCGTTGGCCACAGCGCCAGCGTGGCCGGCAGCGTGAAGGGCAGCCCCATCACGCAGACCCAGCAGATCACCCGCTCGGCACCCAGCGACGGCGTGACCTGCGCGCCGTAGATGTAGCCGAACGATGCGGCGATGACCGCGCCCACCAGCAGCAGGTCGGCCCATTCGAAGCCGAAGCCATGGCCGCTCTGGCTCGCGCGCAGCACCGAGAACACCACCACCAGCAGGCTGCCCGCGATGGCGCAGAGCCAGAAGCCGAGTCGCGCGCGCTGGTGCAGCACCCATGCCGCGACGGCGGCCGTGACCAGCGGCAGCAGCGCCGTCACCACCGCCGCATGGCTGGCCGTCACCACTCGCAATGCATACGCCAGCAGCAGCGGAAAGCCGATGCAGTTGCCCAGCACCGCGATGCCCAGCGGCTTCCACTGGTGCGCGGCCGGCCGCGGCGAGCGCGTGACGAGCAGGAAGATGGCAGACAGCACACCCGCCAGCGCCGCGCGCCCGAGCGTCACGAACCACGGCGAGAGCTGCGGTGCATCTTGCGAGCCGGTGGCCAGCCGCGTCATCGGCAGCGTGATGGCGAACATGGCGACGCCGATCACGCCGAGCCACATGCCCAGCGTTTCGTCCTTGATGTCGAGCTTGCGGCTCATACGCTCACCATCCACCACGCCGTGAGCACCAGCACCAGGCCCATTGCGCGGTTGAACCACAGGAGGCGCTTGCCCTTGGCGAGCCAGTCGCGCAGCAGCGCGCCGACCAGCGCATAGGCGAAGTTGCTGGTGAAGGCATAGAACAGCATCACCGGCGCGACGATGGCGAAGCGCGAGAGCGCATCGGGCTGGCCGGCGATCCACCCGGCCACCAGCGTGAGCGCGAGCAGCCAGGCCTTGATGTTGACGAACTGCAGCATCACGCCCT
This region of Variovorax sp. RKNM96 genomic DNA includes:
- a CDS encoding PLP-dependent aminotransferase family protein, yielding MNWKLAARAAKMNPSVLREILKVTERPGIISLAGGLPSPKTFPIQAFADACAEVLHNDGQAALQYAASEGYAPLRQAVADMLPWNVDPAQVLITTGSQQGLDLVAKVLIDPGSKVLVETPTYLGALQAFGPMEPNPMSVASDEDGVIVEDLVAKAKDARFVYLLPNFQNPTGRTMTEERRAAVSAAAAEAGLPIIEDNPYGELWFDEAPPLPLTARNPEGCIYLGSFSKVLAPGLRLGFLVAPKAIYPKLLQAKQAVDLHTPIFTQRMVSAVMKDGFLDRHVPTIRALYKRQRDAMIAALTREMAGLDVKFNAPKGGMFLWARLPEGIDTVKLLPKAVERNVAFVPGAPFYAGLGDPRTLRLSFVTASVEEIDTAIAALALTLREELALLGEHKLAPASV
- a CDS encoding DMT family transporter, producing the protein MSRKLDIKDETLGMWLGVIGVAMFAITLPMTRLATGSQDAPQLSPWFVTLGRAALAGVLSAIFLLVTRSPRPAAHQWKPLGIAVLGNCIGFPLLLAYALRVVTASHAAVVTALLPLVTAAVAAWVLHQRARLGFWLCAIAGSLLVVVFSVLRASQSGHGFGFEWADLLLVGAVIAASFGYIYGAQVTPSLGAERVICWVCVMGLPFTLPATLALWPTQPIATASWLGFVYVGMFSMWIGFFAWYRGLALGGALRVSQTQLLQPFLSILASIPILGEPLDVVTLGFAIAVVATVVIGKRLSQPPAAPAAAPLPAGAAGRSR